A region from the Solibacillus sp. FSL H8-0523 genome encodes:
- a CDS encoding DUF4003 family protein, with translation MMNEQLQLFFHNIEKIRLYFGSDSTPFEKELALKLTVRNHAFYYEDYEKVIQQIKANTKWYNSARTSQKIAHNYYVHFAKTPEQVPHTIHMYKQLTKQFKRNEQTYLAAMYLKTDTDLVKMQQLMQALQQQPSLKYSAFAPQTVALLATRNHDEATLAQTYERYYNALISLGYERKGVTKNSAVLLTLGTGTFCEQTFQHVQQISAIIQKSDVKLKPCHYNTIALLALAKFDVVQFPALYAIHDEICHVLKLKKHDCNTLSLAAQIYTSNEAIGDLPEYELDFSDMLHIHNDASSDGDSGGSDGGGGGD, from the coding sequence ATGATGAACGAACAACTACAATTATTTTTCCATAATATCGAAAAAATCCGTCTTTATTTCGGCTCCGATTCCACACCATTTGAAAAGGAATTAGCGCTTAAATTAACCGTACGTAATCATGCATTTTACTATGAGGATTATGAAAAAGTTATTCAGCAAATTAAGGCCAATACAAAATGGTATAACAGTGCACGTACAAGCCAAAAGATTGCGCACAACTATTATGTACATTTTGCAAAAACACCAGAGCAGGTCCCTCACACGATACATATGTACAAGCAACTAACAAAACAGTTTAAGCGTAATGAACAAACGTATTTAGCAGCGATGTATTTAAAAACCGACACCGATTTAGTCAAGATGCAGCAATTGATGCAGGCACTACAACAGCAACCGAGCTTAAAATATTCTGCATTTGCACCACAAACGGTTGCCTTACTTGCCACACGTAATCATGACGAGGCAACATTGGCACAAACCTACGAACGCTATTACAATGCCCTTATTTCTCTAGGCTACGAACGTAAAGGGGTTACAAAAAATAGCGCAGTACTCTTAACGCTCGGCACCGGAACATTTTGTGAACAAACGTTTCAACATGTACAGCAAATTTCCGCAATCATTCAAAAGTCCGATGTGAAATTGAAACCCTGTCACTACAACACAATCGCACTACTTGCTTTAGCGAAATTCGATGTCGTACAGTTCCCAGCCCTCTATGCTATTCACGATGAAATTTGTCACGTATTAAAATTAAAAAAACATGACTGCAACACGCTGTCATTAGCCGCGCAAATTTACACATCAAACGAGGCGATTGGCGATTTACCAGAATATGAGCTCGATTTTAGCGATATGCTGCACATTCATAACGACGCTTCAAGTGATGGGGATAGCGGTGGTTCTGATGGCGGCGGTGGTGGAGATTAA
- a CDS encoding right-handed parallel beta-helix repeat-containing protein has product MSILDNLRQVKRELLDEKHPLANETIQFRKIYAIGYAMLVCVNGYPSEMAKDALKKQITLVDLPADFKKLAIAAALEADPQTVHNLLQLLTETRHQYIFMLDLYQYAQQDRKITEKEQELLVLFEELLQLSYEEVQFIRGFRLAMLKKDTEVATKVVQAAFEQNIAIPLTELPYFLPGFEYQERLMQMTLLSGQKKKLGYATYLNGEVIVSKGAELDLNGMKVTFGNEATIIVDGGVLKADGAQFIASMDANKTMLSLRNVGLTKLQDVHFFGANNVRAIEMNNAKVELDTCSFEKCFDEERGGAIYFTNSDHFVLRNCVFEHNATLGKGGSMYIAGTEASHMKKRDFFSRITGKVQKVKLVMSGCQFKESRAEMSGAIHTYDAEILVHNSTFDSCSSRGGGAAIDTLNCTIDAGGNAFTKCKAAVNSAVVVLGSTKGAAESTIGKFELCEPKNFITK; this is encoded by the coding sequence ATGTCAATTTTAGATAATTTACGCCAGGTGAAGCGCGAACTACTCGATGAAAAACATCCACTGGCAAATGAAACGATTCAATTCCGTAAAATTTACGCAATCGGTTATGCGATGCTTGTTTGTGTCAATGGCTATCCAAGTGAGATGGCGAAGGATGCGTTAAAAAAGCAAATTACGCTAGTTGATTTACCGGCGGATTTTAAAAAGCTCGCAATTGCCGCAGCATTAGAGGCTGATCCGCAGACTGTACATAATTTATTACAATTATTAACTGAAACGCGTCATCAATATATTTTCATGCTTGATTTATATCAGTACGCACAACAGGATCGTAAAATTACCGAAAAAGAGCAGGAGCTACTCGTATTATTCGAGGAACTGTTGCAGCTAAGCTATGAGGAAGTGCAGTTCATTCGCGGCTTCCGTTTAGCCATGTTAAAAAAAGATACAGAAGTAGCAACGAAGGTTGTACAAGCGGCATTTGAGCAAAATATAGCAATTCCATTAACGGAACTGCCATACTTTTTACCAGGCTTTGAATACCAGGAGCGCTTAATGCAAATGACCTTACTGAGTGGGCAAAAGAAAAAACTTGGCTATGCGACGTATTTAAATGGTGAAGTGATTGTTAGTAAAGGTGCGGAGCTGGATTTAAACGGCATGAAGGTAACGTTCGGCAATGAGGCGACGATTATTGTCGACGGGGGTGTGTTAAAGGCAGACGGGGCACAGTTTATCGCGTCAATGGATGCCAATAAAACGATGTTGTCTCTACGTAATGTAGGCTTAACGAAATTACAGGATGTTCACTTCTTTGGGGCAAACAATGTGCGCGCTATTGAAATGAATAATGCCAAAGTCGAGCTTGATACATGCTCGTTTGAAAAATGCTTTGACGAGGAACGCGGTGGGGCGATTTACTTTACGAATAGCGACCATTTCGTGTTACGCAACTGCGTTTTTGAACATAATGCAACGCTTGGTAAAGGTGGTAGTATGTATATTGCGGGAACCGAAGCGAGTCACATGAAGAAACGCGATTTCTTTAGCCGCATTACAGGGAAAGTCCAAAAGGTTAAGCTTGTGATGAGTGGCTGTCAATTTAAAGAAAGCCGTGCAGAAATGTCAGGCGCAATCCACACGTATGACGCCGAGATTTTGGTTCATAATTCAACATTCGATAGCTGCTCTTCACGCGGAGGTGGAGCCGCAATTGATACGTTAAACTGTACAATAGATGCAGGTGGTAACGCCTTTACAAAATGTAAGGCAGCGGTGAATTCGGCGGTTGTTGTATTAGGGAGTACAAAGGGTGCCGCAGAAAGCACGATTGGTAAGTTCGAGCTTTGTGAGCCGAAGAATTTTATAACAAAATAA
- the sstT gene encoding serine/threonine transporter SstT, translated as MKSLFNKWNSINLVNRIIIGIVLGAILALTIPEQVSGITILGSLFIAALKAVAPILVFVLVINAIASHVGGKATNMKMIIALYLAGTFLAGFVAVVVSYIFPTTLTLKTAAQDVTPPSGIFEVFETLLFNITTNPVTAIMNANYLGILAWAIVLGIALKASNDTTKSVISNISDAVTKVVQWVISLAPFGIMGIIFEAISTTGLSALGEYGRLILILVGTMFFVALVVNPLMVFIVARRNPYPLVFMSLKESGITAFFTRSSAANIPVNMALAEKLKLDKDTYAVSIPLGATINMAGAAVTISVLTMATAHTLGIEVDFITAVILMVLSAVSAAGASGVAGGSLLLIPLACSLFGISDDVAMQVVAIGFIIGVIQDSCETALNSSSDVVFTAAAEYAKERKAE; from the coding sequence ATGAAAAGTTTGTTCAACAAATGGAATAGTATTAATTTAGTAAACCGCATTATTATTGGTATTGTGCTGGGAGCCATTCTCGCGTTAACAATTCCAGAACAAGTAAGCGGCATTACGATTTTAGGTTCTTTATTTATCGCAGCTTTAAAAGCAGTTGCACCAATTCTGGTATTTGTACTAGTAATTAACGCCATCGCGTCACATGTGGGCGGTAAGGCGACAAATATGAAAATGATTATTGCGTTATATTTAGCAGGTACGTTTTTAGCGGGCTTTGTAGCCGTAGTTGTAAGCTACATTTTCCCAACAACACTAACATTAAAAACAGCGGCACAGGATGTTACACCTCCAAGTGGTATTTTTGAAGTATTTGAAACATTATTATTTAACATTACAACAAACCCAGTAACTGCAATTATGAATGCAAATTATCTTGGGATTTTAGCATGGGCGATTGTGCTAGGGATTGCACTAAAAGCATCAAACGACACAACGAAATCAGTCATTTCAAACATCTCAGATGCAGTAACGAAGGTAGTACAATGGGTAATTAGCTTAGCACCATTCGGGATTATGGGGATTATCTTTGAGGCCATTTCGACAACAGGTCTTTCAGCGCTAGGTGAATATGGTCGTTTAATTTTAATTTTAGTAGGAACAATGTTCTTCGTTGCATTAGTTGTGAATCCATTAATGGTATTTATCGTGGCACGTCGTAACCCATACCCACTTGTATTCATGTCATTAAAAGAAAGTGGGATTACAGCATTCTTCACACGAAGCTCAGCTGCCAACATTCCAGTCAATATGGCGTTAGCTGAAAAGTTAAAGTTGGATAAAGATACATACGCTGTATCGATTCCATTAGGCGCGACAATTAACATGGCGGGTGCTGCTGTGACGATTTCGGTATTAACGATGGCAACAGCACATACGCTAGGTATTGAAGTTGACTTTATTACAGCGGTCATTTTAATGGTGCTGTCAGCAGTATCAGCTGCTGGTGCATCAGGTGTTGCCGGTGGTTCACTATTATTAATTCCGTTAGCATGTAGTTTATTCGGGATTTCAGATGATGTAGCGATGCAAGTTGTTGCGATTGGCTTTATCATCGGTGTAATTCAAGACTCATGTGAAACAGCATTAAACTCATCTTCAGACGTTGTATTTACAGCAGCTGCTGAATATGCAAAAGAGCGTAAAGCAGAATAA
- a CDS encoding bile acid:sodium symporter family protein: MVQQLNQFMQRYMPILTPVSLVIGVLMEQIGSHLLFLVPILFALMTFISSLSLKFRDIKVFKTYPRTILFVIAFLHILMPLWAYTLAEIIFDDHLLTIGFLLSVAVPTGVTSVIWVTISKGNLPLCLAIILIDTLLAPILMPLLLHVVVGEMIQLDTVSLIFDLIWMIVLPSILGMIVGEWTKGTLQQRFSQPFALLSKCSLFGIIMINSSAIAPYVKNINAELAFVIGVVLLVAASGYVLALVLGKLFLKTKADQATFIFNGGMRNIAVGVVIATTYFPSKVAMPVVFGMLFQQVLASIFYKITRT; encoded by the coding sequence ATGGTTCAACAACTTAATCAATTTATGCAGCGGTATATGCCGATTCTAACGCCAGTAAGTTTAGTGATCGGCGTACTAATGGAGCAAATAGGGAGTCATTTGTTATTTTTAGTACCGATTTTATTTGCACTTATGACGTTTATCAGCAGTTTAAGCTTAAAATTTAGGGACATTAAAGTGTTTAAAACTTATCCGAGAACCATTTTATTTGTCATCGCATTTTTACATATTTTAATGCCGCTTTGGGCGTACACATTAGCGGAAATTATTTTTGATGATCATTTATTAACAATCGGCTTTTTACTTTCGGTAGCTGTACCTACAGGTGTTACGAGTGTTATTTGGGTAACAATTAGTAAAGGGAATCTTCCATTATGTTTAGCCATTATTTTAATTGATACGCTCCTGGCACCCATTTTAATGCCGTTACTTTTACATGTTGTTGTCGGAGAAATGATTCAACTTGATACGGTTTCACTTATTTTTGATTTAATTTGGATGATTGTATTACCGTCGATTCTAGGGATGATTGTGGGGGAATGGACGAAGGGAACGTTACAACAACGCTTTAGTCAGCCATTTGCATTGCTATCGAAATGCTCTCTATTTGGCATTATCATGATAAATAGTAGCGCGATTGCACCGTATGTGAAAAATATCAATGCCGAACTCGCATTTGTGATTGGGGTAGTACTTCTTGTAGCAGCATCAGGCTATGTACTAGCGTTAGTGCTTGGGAAGCTATTTTTAAAAACCAAGGCCGATCAAGCGACATTTATTTTTAACGGAGGGATGCGCAATATTGCTGTTGGGGTTGTCATCGCAACAACATACTTCCCTTCAAAAGTAGCTATGCCGGTTGTCTTTGGAATGCTATTTCAACAAGTATTAGCTTCTATTTTTTACAAAATAACACGAACGTAA
- a CDS encoding HD domain-containing phosphohydrolase: MQQNLATNTYKTCFTRDLKPGQIVYEDVYVENRRLLAKGHVLTERIISLLRNRNVQQVLIERTATNMGDSLKSFTKEATNPISTDIRHDYLRALGQLSSETRYGKLLNNAEDIQLLAGLFTSYLENPTVYKLLSNLKNHDEATYLHSIDVFTLGTLFAISEGILTIEEVGLGFLFHDIGKLYTASELLKKVQKLTKNEYAVIQYHAMQGYEILHQHGLAHIAHFAKSHHERVDGSGYPEGLEASELSIELQILQLVDVYSALTMDRPYHPGDCAVIALEKLFKKVSQFNAGLLYRFIDFVGIYPENAIVLLSDGSQAIIQQVNTLYPLLPTVKIFNTGNVLHMPMDFSLSIHKLITFHVDSPQDLFSKFSDFLLNNDVLQMRRYYEKLKQHYPQNEWFSHIYLPVFHVFRVIENYEMVPEKRFKEVKSTLVSLLEDTLKLFRKSDHAKKKFILLLGDIKKPAVIKLFEGLLHSQNIYSFISPANQSKEAIEKLVKLCSVDSLILVSEQFINMPTLDIQYYHLTEFQLESFMSHYVSTSIEHQQLIDDLQRFNKTEHLLFIQ; this comes from the coding sequence ATGCAACAAAACCTTGCAACAAATACGTACAAAACTTGCTTTACTCGCGATTTAAAACCCGGACAAATCGTTTATGAGGACGTATACGTTGAAAACCGCCGCTTACTCGCTAAAGGGCATGTTTTAACAGAACGTATCATTAGTTTGCTACGAAATCGGAATGTCCAACAAGTACTAATCGAAAGAACAGCAACGAATATGGGTGATTCGTTGAAATCCTTTACGAAGGAAGCAACAAATCCAATCTCTACGGATATTCGCCACGATTACTTACGGGCATTAGGCCAGTTAAGCTCAGAAACACGTTATGGTAAATTGCTAAATAATGCAGAGGATATTCAATTATTAGCGGGGTTATTTACATCTTATTTAGAAAATCCAACCGTCTATAAACTTTTATCGAATTTAAAAAATCATGACGAAGCTACATATTTGCATTCAATTGATGTTTTTACACTGGGTACACTTTTTGCAATCTCAGAAGGCATACTTACTATTGAAGAAGTTGGCTTAGGTTTCTTGTTTCACGACATAGGTAAACTCTACACTGCGAGCGAATTACTTAAAAAGGTACAAAAATTAACCAAAAATGAATACGCTGTCATACAGTATCACGCTATGCAAGGCTATGAAATCCTACATCAACATGGCTTGGCTCATATCGCGCATTTTGCAAAATCACATCACGAGCGTGTCGATGGTTCTGGCTATCCAGAAGGCTTAGAAGCAAGTGAGCTTTCAATTGAATTACAAATTTTACAACTGGTCGATGTCTATTCAGCTTTAACAATGGATCGCCCCTATCACCCTGGTGATTGTGCAGTCATTGCCCTTGAAAAACTATTTAAAAAAGTTAGCCAGTTTAACGCAGGGTTACTGTACCGCTTCATTGATTTTGTTGGGATTTATCCTGAAAACGCGATTGTCCTATTATCAGACGGAAGTCAGGCCATTATTCAACAAGTCAATACCCTGTACCCGCTACTGCCAACAGTCAAGATTTTCAATACTGGTAACGTGCTACATATGCCAATGGACTTTAGCCTGTCGATTCATAAGCTCATTACATTCCATGTAGATTCACCGCAAGATTTATTTAGTAAATTCTCGGATTTCTTACTGAACAATGATGTCTTGCAAATGCGTCGTTACTACGAAAAATTAAAGCAACATTATCCGCAAAATGAATGGTTTTCACATATTTATTTACCTGTCTTTCATGTATTTCGTGTCATTGAAAACTATGAGATGGTGCCTGAAAAGCGCTTTAAAGAAGTGAAATCTACCCTTGTCTCCTTACTTGAAGATACATTAAAGTTATTCCGAAAAAGTGATCATGCCAAAAAGAAATTCATCCTCCTACTTGGGGATATCAAAAAGCCTGCTGTCATTAAGCTTTTCGAAGGCTTATTACACAGTCAAAATATTTACTCTTTCATTTCACCAGCAAATCAATCAAAAGAAGCCATTGAAAAACTGGTAAAACTCTGTAGCGTAGATAGCTTAATTTTAGTTAGTGAGCAGTTCATTAATATGCCAACGTTAGATATTCAGTATTATCATCTAACCGAATTTCAGCTTGAATCTTTCATGTCTCACTATGTATCTACTTCAATTGAACATCAACAATTAATAGATGACTTACAACGCTTTAATAAAACCGAGCACTTACTTTTTATTCAATAA